Part of the Bacteriovorax stolpii genome, CGTGCTGTCACGAAGTAGAGGATAACTGAAAGAGTCAGAACCGCACCAGCAAAGTACTTGGAAATCTGATTTGTGATATCGATGATCTGGGCCTTTTGCCCCCAACCAGTTTCTACATTCTTTAAGATTTTTCCAAGACGACTTTCGTGATTGGCCTTCTCAACCTCAATGATAAGCTCACCGCTCACATTCATAGTGCCAGAGAATACCTGGTCTTGAGCTTTGATTTTTTGCAGACCTGATTCACCAGTTAGAAGAGAGTTATTCAGGTAAGATTCGCCAGAGATGACTTTGCCATCGGCCGGGATAACCTGGTTTGGAAGAATTTTTAAGAGATCGTTTGGCCTAATGAATTTAGGGTGGATTTCTACCACGTCGCTATGATTATGTTCATTCACCTTTAAAACACTTTCTCCCTGATAGAAGAAATGCAGGTCACTTGTGCTTAGACCTTTTTCCTGAATCAATTTCAGGAAGTAACGTGAAAGAAGAAGGAGGAAAACCAGGGCAGTCAGTGAATCGAAATAGTTTTCCGGCACGTGGTTGATCAGGTTATAAATTCCCATGATCCCACCCATAATAAGCGAAAGTGAAATAGGTACATCGATTGAAAGAGTTTTGTTTTTAAGAGCGATGTACGAATTTTTATAAAATGGAAACGCACAGTAAGTTAAAACCGGAATGGCAAAGAGTACGGTCAGTGCATTGAAGACTTGTTCGTATTCAGGTCCAGCGCCCGCATAAAGAGACACAGCATAAAGCATAATGTTCCCGGCAGCGGCAGCAGCAATACCGATTTTTAAAATCATTGAGCGTTCTTCTTTGATTTTTAAATCAGCTGTTGATTGGTTGATTTTTAGTGGGTGAGGGCGGTAACCGATTCCATCAAGTTCTTTGGCCACCAGAGAAAAGTCCCCAGTGCTGTCGATTGAAATCGTAGCCACAGAGCGACCCATGTTAAGCTTAGCTGAAAGAACACCCGGAACAAACGCCGGAAGCTTTTCAATTATCCAAAGACAGGCCAGGCAATGGATTCCTTCAAGGTAGAACTCCATTGTCAGTTCGTTGTTTAAATTTCTATAAGCGTACTCATTTAAGAACTCAGTGTCATTGAGGTAGGAGTAGTGATTATTCTTTAATTCAACTGGGGCGCGTTTTTTTAAGAGAGCGACATTCTTTTTAATGTCGTAGTACTCTGAGAGGCCTTTGAAATTGATGATGTTGTAAACTGTTAAACAACCCTGGCAACAAAATGGACCGGCATCGTGGTCGTGACCTTTGTGATAGTAAGCAGTAAGAACTTCCTGATCGCAGTGAATGCAAGCGCTCATCATTATGTCTCAACAATTTGTTTTAATAAATTAACTATATCAGAATCTGCTTTTTGATATATCTCAATTAAAGTCGACTTATCTAAAAAACATACTTGAGTATTGGGGAATACTTCAGCACTGATCGGACTTGGGACTTTGTTCATCAACTCAGCAACGCCGATTAATGAACCGCTCTGAAGCATTTTTTTGAATTTCTTTTTTTTACTGATCTGGATCGAGCCATCTAACACAAGATAGCCCGAGATCGGGATCTGCCCCTCATAAAAAAGATGAGAGTGAGATTTGTAAACTTTAGTAGGGAAGTAGGCCGTAATTTTTTCGATCAAATCTCTACTTAGTTCGATGTGCTTTAAGAATTTCATAAGCACATCATACATTCGCAGAGAGAGAGAAAATATAATCTAAATCAGCTTTCGAAAAAAAATATTAATAATGAATATTGGCCCAGTTCAACAACTCTTCTTCATCGATAATGTAGATAATTTTTCCTTCTTGCTCGATGATACCGGCATCTTTGAACTCTGTCATAAAACGGATAAGTGTTTCATTTGCAGTTCCAATCATTGTGGCCATCTCTTCGCGAGTAAGTTTAAGGTCAATTCTCCATCTATTACCCTCTTTAGTCCCATGAGTCGTTTTTAAAGAGAGAAGAAGTTCTGCTAAACGTTCGCGGACATTTTTCTGGTGAAGGGAAGTCAGCTTATTTTCAGCATTCCCCATATCGCGTGAAAGCTTATTGATGATATTCAGTGCCACTGATGGATTTTTTTCAATCAGTGAAAGAATGTATTTTTTGTCGATGAAACAAACTTCTGTATCTTCCATAGCAGTTGCAGTCTTTCCAAAATCTTCATCAGTGAAAAGAGAGCGGTGACCAAGGATGTCGCCAGCATGAACGATGCGCACGATTGACTCTTTGCCATCAATACCAGTGCGAGTTAGCTTGATGTTCCCAGTGCTGATGCAATAGAGACCAAACGGGTGAGTTCCTTGAACGAAAAGAGTTTGTCCCTTTTTGTACTTGTTAGTAATCTTGTGCTGGCTGATATCTTCCAGTTCGGCAAGATTCATGTTGCAGAAGATTCCATCATTCTTTGAGGGGCAGTGTTCACAGCTAGAGTGAGCGTCCTTTTTCATTGCTTTATTTTCCTTGGTTCTATCAGCTATTAACTTAACATTTAATGAGTAAAAAAACATGAGATACGTCATGTTTTGTTTTTTATATTATTATACTCTCAGAGTAGGGATTTGGGAAAAGCACATACTTACTAATCTCGAAAGTTTGGGTATATTTCTTGTAGGAGTAGAAATGGCAGAGAAAATAGCACAAAAAACCCTACTGAAATCAATACCAAAGCGTAAAACCCTCTCTAACAAGTCAGATGGCGGGGTGGTGCTTGTTATAGCAGGGGGGGCCAAGTTTATGGGAGCGGGTCTATTAAGCGCTCTGGCGTGCACGCGTAGTGGTGCTGGTTATACTCATTTAATGACAGATTTAGTTCGTTATCCATGGGTCAAGTTTCCGGATTTTATTATTCATAAATTTTCCCTGGCCACTTTGAAAAAGCACCAAGAAAGCGTTATTGCTATAGGGCCGGGACTAGGGACGGAAAAAAGCAAGGTCAGTTATGTGCGTACGCTTTTAAAAATGAAGGCCGAAAGAGTGATTCTCGATGCAGACGCGCTCACTATTGTCTCGCAAATGAAAATAAAAAAACTTCCGGCCTCATGGGTTCTGACTCCCCACGAAGCAGAATTAGCGCGGCTGCTACATGTGCCAGTTAGAAATGTTAAAAATAACCGCGAATATTATTTAAATGAAGCCCATCGCAGATTCGGGTGTGTGATTGTCCTTAAAGGGCATGAGACCCTCCTGGCATCTAAGGGAAAAATAACTTATGCCTCATTTGGTTCAGTGGCCCTGGCCAAGGCGGGGACAGGAGATGTTCTCTTGGGAGTGATTGCGGCCCTTCGCGCCCAGGGACTCGAAGCTTACCCAGCAGCTGCTTTAGGGGTGCTTATTCATGGAACGGCCGCGAAAGACTGGGAGAAAAAAGGCAATGACCATCTGGGGTTAAGACCAACGGATCTCATTGATCAGATTCCCCAGACGATTAAGCGTTTAAGATCTACTGCGAAAGGTAATTGATATTATCCAGGTTCATAAAAAGTTTTTCTTCATCCATCCAGATTTTTCCGTCTTCAATTTCGTAGGGTTCACCCGGGATATTCCACGTCGGGCCCCAGGAGTTTTGGGCCAGGTACTGAAGTTTGTTGTTTTGACAACGGTAACCAATCATAGTGATAGCATGGAAGCCATGGATACCAGTATTTGAACATGTGTTGAACTTGGTGCTCGAATTCTCCTTATGGAAATCATACTCAGGCTGATTCCAGAACTTTGTACAAATATCCAAACCGACAGCTTTTTTATCTTTAATACTAGCAAACATCTTTTGACGATTTTGAGATACAGTCTTAATAAATTTTTCTTTCGGCCCCTCTGGAGTGAAATCATCAGAGTCGAAAAGAATACGGTTTGTTTCACATTTTAAATTTTCCGGGATCGTGACACGTTTTTCAGGAGCGCAGTCCTTGGCAATTAATGAAAGAAGGGCGTCATCGTATTTTAGCCCGGCCTTAGAGGTAATAAAGTCGACAAATGCACTCATATCGCTGAATGTCTTTTCAGGAAGGACTCCGGCGAGGTCTGAAGCTCTTTCAATCAGCTCTGAGTAATTACAAAGAACAGCATCGGCCTTGGCCTTCTCTTGAAACTCTTTTCTATCTTTAAAGTAGGTGAGGACATTCTGTGATTTGCAATCATCAAATTTACCTAAGGCAATGCGGTTATATTCAATTTGCATTGCATTTTTATCTTCAGGACTCATTGATGAAAGAATCTCTTTAGCAAATTTGTCTTTCTGTGTTGCAGGCGTCTTGGATTTATCCAGCTGTTTCATAAACGCGGTGAGATTACTTTCAAATTTCTCATAACCATCTTTGTTGGCAAAAAAACCATCCATCGCTTTGAACATTTTCTGGCGGTGTTCATTCAAGAAGATGAAATTGATTTTACTGCTGTTGTTAATTGTGCTGACTGAAATATACCCCAGTCTATCAAAGCCCTGACAGGCCGGACCTGCGCTGGAATTAATGCGGTTTTTTGATATACATTCCGGGTGAGCGTTAAGAGCACGGGTGATACTGTTAGTGATTAAACGCTCAAATTTATCTTCGTCTTTTTTTGAACACTTTTCAGCAAAAAAAGAATCGCTGGAATTTTTAACGAAACTTCTAAGAGCACTGGAAAAGCGGTCAGCTTCTTCTCTTTTGGCCTTCAGGTCCTTATCACCAGATTCAAAAGCGAACCCAAATTGTTTTTGATAGCTATTCATATAGCGTGAAGCTTTAGTCAGTGAGGCTTCTTGTTTATGAGCGCCGTCTTGAAAATTTCCACTTTCATTAAAGAAACTGTGTTCCAAGGCGACATCTTCCGCTTTACAAAGAGAGCCGATACCTGATTTTTTTTGCCTCTCGAGAGCGGCATTGATGGTTTGACAGGCAAATCCTCCGCGGATAGCTGAGCCAGCTTCTGGGATAGTGGCTCCTGCATCATTCTTTTTATCGAGAGTGTAGAGGTTATTTCCTTTTTCTCTTTCGTCTACCAGAGACTTATCGTTGGTGTAATAAAGGCCAAGGTTTAAGTAAGAGAGATTCGGATGATTTGGAATCACCGACTGTAAAAGAAGTGAAGATTGATTGGCATAGCAACTTCCCACTCCATCCTGGTCTTGAACTGCGGCCTTTGCCAAAGGTCCATCGCCCTGATCTAGACGGACAACTTCACCCTCAGGAATCCCTCCGCAATCAAGGGCGTGGGTATTGAATGAAAGAGTTAAAAGTAAAAGGGCAATTTTCATAACTAATCCTTCAGTAGTGATCCAAGATAAATGGCTACGATCATTGAACCATCTTCAAAACGGCAAAAAGAGTTCTCATTATTTTTTTGATCTTTAAGCATTACTACCTTTTGTTTTAAAACATCTTTGCAAACAACAGCTCCGGGGTTTTTTCCTCCTGTTGAAGAACGAAGTGGTGCTTTAAAAAACTTCTTCTTTTTTAAGATTTGAGCGGCTTCACATTTTGATTTATCAAGTAAGACATCATCGTTAAAACAATTCTCAGAAATTAAAATTCCACTTGATGGTTGATAACTCATCAGATAGTGATCATCGCCCTGACTCCAAATTTGTTTGGTTAGCTCACTGGCCTCTACCTGCAATGAAAAAACTGAGAAAAATAGTAGTATTTTCATAAAAACCTCTGGCTTTATTATAAAGGAATTGAGAAAACTTACCTGCTAAGGTCAGAAATTCCATTAAGAGAAACTTAAGATATGTCAGAGACTATTCATAATAATAAAAAAGTTGAAATCATTGGAGACTATGGTGCATCTCTTTCTATCATTGAAGTAGGATTGGGCTCGCTACTGCATGCTTTTCACGTTCCGTTTTCTGGAGTATTTCTCTCACTTAATCAGGGCTTTATTCTTTGTCGAGCAACTATTTTATCCCAGGAATTTCCTGATAATAATTGGGTGGCCTACAATATCTCGAATGTCTCTGCTGTTTTAAAATCACTTTCGCCTGCGGGAAAAAAATTGGGACCGATGCTCAGCTTAAGTATGCAGGGGCTTCTTTTTAATATCGGGGTAGCTTCCTTAGGGGTAAACCCGGTTGGCCTTTGTTTTGGAATGGCCTTACTTTCGTTATGGTCTTTCATTCAACCTCTGGTGACGTATTATCTTTTTTTTGGCGATAAACTCTTTAGTGCAGCTGAATACCTTTTTGAAAAAACTCTTCCATATCACAATTTAAAACCAGAAAATCTTTTGTACATCTTCCTTGCTTTAGTTGTGACCAAAATGCTCATGGCGTGTGCACTTGCTGTTTTGGCATGGCGTATTCGTGGGAAAACAATCTATGGAAAAAATTATGACGAAGAGCTTATTCGCATGGCACGAGAAAAAGGTGTGGGTGTAGGTGATCATAGAGTTGTGCCCAAGAATGCAGCATGGCTCGCCTTCAAAGATTTATTTCGCCCTCTTTTTTTAGTCTCGCTTGCAATGACAGCGGCCTTCCTTTATTTTTCGCAGAGTGATTACGCGCAAATTGGTTGGTATCTACTTCGACCTATCGCTATTGGATTCATTTTCTTTTATGTGTCGCGTACATTGACTATTGATCGTTGGTTGATGCGTTTAGAAAACGGAAGATTCCACTCTTTCAGCTTAGGATGCCAAACTGCCCTGGCAAAAATCCGAAATTTTGTCTGAGAAGAAACAAGTTTAAGTGGTTTTTATTTACTCCATCATGTACCGTAATTGATGTTTTGGTGTTCAATTTTTAAGAATAAAAAGAGGGCCTCCAATGTCTACTCATGTAAAAGTGTCGTGTTTACTTTTATGCGCGGGAAAAAGCACGCGTACATATCCTGCTCATAAACTTCTGCTTAAGCTCGGAGACCAGACCCTTCTTAGAAGAGTGGCCGAAGAAATAGAATGCACTAAGTTTTATGAAGTCCTGGCCATCACTGGTCATGACCACTTGATGATTGAAAAAGAATTGCGAGGTCTTCCTTTAAAAATTATTCATAACGAGCATTATGAACGCGGGATTCATTCTTCTGTCAGAGAAGGTATTTTACATCTTAGTCCTGAGACCGATTACTTTGCCATCTGCCATGCAGACCAGCCGATGCTCACTTATCAGGATTATAATAAACTTATTGATGCTGCTCAAAGTGCTGCTGCTGGAACGAAGTTGATTTATCCTTCTTTTCACGGCAAGCGTGGTTACCCAGCTCTCATATCTATGTCACTTATCATGGAGATTTTAGACCATCATGACAGTGATGAAGAG contains:
- a CDS encoding Crp/Fnr family transcriptional regulator, with product MKKDAHSSCEHCPSKNDGIFCNMNLAELEDISQHKITNKYKKGQTLFVQGTHPFGLYCISTGNIKLTRTGIDGKESIVRIVHAGDILGHRSLFTDEDFGKTATAMEDTEVCFIDKKYILSLIEKNPSVALNIINKLSRDMGNAENKLTSLHQKNVRERLAELLLSLKTTHGTKEGNRWRIDLKLTREEMATMIGTANETLIRFMTEFKDAGIIEQEGKIIYIIDEEELLNWANIHY
- a CDS encoding NAD(P)H-hydrate dehydratase; translated protein: MAEKIAQKTLLKSIPKRKTLSNKSDGGVVLVIAGGAKFMGAGLLSALACTRSGAGYTHLMTDLVRYPWVKFPDFIIHKFSLATLKKHQESVIAIGPGLGTEKSKVSYVRTLLKMKAERVILDADALTIVSQMKIKKLPASWVLTPHEAELARLLHVPVRNVKNNREYYLNEAHRRFGCVIVLKGHETLLASKGKITYASFGSVALAKAGTGDVLLGVIAALRAQGLEAYPAAALGVLIHGTAAKDWEKKGNDHLGLRPTDLIDQIPQTIKRLRSTAKGN
- a CDS encoding cyclic nucleotide-binding domain-containing protein, whose translation is MKFLKHIELSRDLIEKITAYFPTKVYKSHSHLFYEGQIPISGYLVLDGSIQISKKKKFKKMLQSGSLIGVAELMNKVPSPISAEVFPNTQVCFLDKSTLIEIYQKADSDIVNLLKQIVET
- a CDS encoding C1 family peptidase, which gives rise to MKIALLLLTLSFNTHALDCGGIPEGEVVRLDQGDGPLAKAAVQDQDGVGSCYANQSSLLLQSVIPNHPNLSYLNLGLYYTNDKSLVDEREKGNNLYTLDKKNDAGATIPEAGSAIRGGFACQTINAALERQKKSGIGSLCKAEDVALEHSFFNESGNFQDGAHKQEASLTKASRYMNSYQKQFGFAFESGDKDLKAKREEADRFSSALRSFVKNSSDSFFAEKCSKKDEDKFERLITNSITRALNAHPECISKNRINSSAGPACQGFDRLGYISVSTINNSSKINFIFLNEHRQKMFKAMDGFFANKDGYEKFESNLTAFMKQLDKSKTPATQKDKFAKEILSSMSPEDKNAMQIEYNRIALGKFDDCKSQNVLTYFKDRKEFQEKAKADAVLCNYSELIERASDLAGVLPEKTFSDMSAFVDFITSKAGLKYDDALLSLIAKDCAPEKRVTIPENLKCETNRILFDSDDFTPEGPKEKFIKTVSQNRQKMFASIKDKKAVGLDICTKFWNQPEYDFHKENSSTKFNTCSNTGIHGFHAITMIGYRCQNNKLQYLAQNSWGPTWNIPGEPYEIEDGKIWMDEEKLFMNLDNINYLSQ
- a CDS encoding nucleotidyltransferase family protein, producing MSTHVKVSCLLLCAGKSTRTYPAHKLLLKLGDQTLLRRVAEEIECTKFYEVLAITGHDHLMIEKELRGLPLKIIHNEHYERGIHSSVREGILHLSPETDYFAICHADQPMLTYQDYNKLIDAAQSAAAGTKLIYPSFHGKRGYPALISMSLIMEILDHHDSDEECFYLFERYRSQALAVEIDDELPFLKVETPQIFDQIKFHISNQLDK
- a CDS encoding heavy metal translocating P-type ATPase, coding for MMSACIHCDQEVLTAYYHKGHDHDAGPFCCQGCLTVYNIINFKGLSEYYDIKKNVALLKKRAPVELKNNHYSYLNDTEFLNEYAYRNLNNELTMEFYLEGIHCLACLWIIEKLPAFVPGVLSAKLNMGRSVATISIDSTGDFSLVAKELDGIGYRPHPLKINQSTADLKIKEERSMILKIGIAAAAAGNIMLYAVSLYAGAGPEYEQVFNALTVLFAIPVLTYCAFPFYKNSYIALKNKTLSIDVPISLSLIMGGIMGIYNLINHVPENYFDSLTALVFLLLLSRYFLKLIQEKGLSTSDLHFFYQGESVLKVNEHNHSDVVEIHPKFIRPNDLLKILPNQVIPADGKVISGESYLNNSLLTGESGLQKIKAQDQVFSGTMNVSGELIIEVEKANHESRLGKILKNVETGWGQKAQIIDITNQISKYFAGAVLTLSVILYFVTARHGSQKEALELALTLLIVTCPCALAIATPLTFIRTLSKAAQKGIIIKDDAVIEKLSRAQKIFIDKTGTITQNQLQVMQMNIINQTALSVFDIIHNLERTSLHPVAICLKEFVKSSLPRDYDVSDLKEMPGVGVSGHINGHFYEIKNYGIYEDHILVAEFKIQDALRPDAQASLNALRNEGLKLQILSGDKTEHVKEIALKLGLTNDEYQAELSPEKKSQVIKSTPNSIMVGDGANDAIALASAGTGIAVFGAMDISLRAADVYMNYPGLSSVAELMVISKETMKVIYRNLVLSISYNSVSVFLAYTGHISPLAAAIIMPLSSLTVLISTLTGTKTLRKLWK